In Blautia wexlerae DSM 19850, a single window of DNA contains:
- a CDS encoding AAA family ATPase, with product MGMFVNPNAAAFQCAVNSEVYIDKTGLLEYTNKVLGTNARFICNSRPRRFGKSVTVDMLTAYYSKGCDTEKMFSGLEISKCPDFYEHLNKYDVIRFDVQWCCISAGSSENLISYITNIVVSELRETYPEVNLVENSTIYGAMARINTVLGKQFIVIIDEWDVLIRDEAHNQAAQEMYIDFLRNMFKGIEASKYIALAYLTGILPIKKLKTQSALNNFTQFTMLNAGPLTPYIGFNEDEVIDLCEKYEIDFAEVRRWYDGYRLGDYHVYNPNALVNLTIMRTFQSYWSQTGTYLSILPLINMDFDGLRTSIIEMLSGSSVEVNVNEFQNDMVSFADKDDVLTLLIHLGYLAYDQRTQRAYIPNEEIRQEFRAATKRNKWNELIEFQQESEKLLEATWEMDAETVAEQIEKIHAEYTSVIQYNNENSLSSVLSIAYLSAIKYYFKPIRELPTGRGFADFVFIPKPLYRDYYPALLVELKWNKDAETALNQIKERKYPESLQQYTGDILLVGINYDKKEKVHRCVIEKWFPLCI from the coding sequence ATGGGTATGTTTGTAAATCCGAATGCTGCAGCATTTCAGTGTGCAGTCAATTCAGAAGTATATATAGACAAAACGGGATTATTGGAATATACAAATAAAGTATTGGGCACAAATGCCAGGTTTATATGTAACAGTCGTCCGCGCAGATTCGGGAAATCTGTTACTGTAGATATGCTGACTGCATATTACAGTAAAGGATGCGACACTGAAAAAATGTTTTCAGGACTGGAAATCAGCAAATGTCCGGATTTTTACGAACATTTAAATAAATATGATGTCATTCGTTTTGATGTACAATGGTGCTGTATATCAGCAGGTTCCAGTGAGAATTTAATTTCATATATCACGAATATCGTTGTTTCCGAATTAAGAGAGACTTATCCTGAAGTCAATCTGGTGGAAAACAGCACTATATATGGAGCAATGGCACGCATTAATACTGTATTAGGAAAACAGTTTATTGTAATCATTGATGAATGGGATGTTCTGATTCGTGATGAAGCCCATAATCAGGCAGCACAGGAAATGTATATTGACTTTCTCAGAAACATGTTTAAAGGAATTGAGGCATCAAAATATATCGCACTTGCATATCTGACCGGAATTTTACCGATAAAGAAATTAAAAACCCAGTCTGCCTTAAATAATTTCACCCAGTTTACAATGCTTAATGCCGGCCCATTGACACCATATATCGGTTTTAATGAAGATGAAGTAATCGATTTGTGTGAAAAATATGAGATAGATTTTGCAGAAGTGAGGCGGTGGTACGATGGTTACCGTCTTGGAGATTACCATGTATATAATCCAAATGCGTTAGTAAATCTGACAATTATGCGGACATTCCAGAGCTACTGGTCACAGACAGGAACCTATCTGTCAATCCTGCCACTGATCAACATGGATTTTGATGGTCTGCGGACATCCATCATAGAAATGCTGTCCGGTTCCTCTGTAGAAGTAAATGTCAATGAATTTCAGAATGATATGGTCAGCTTCGCAGACAAAGATGATGTATTGACTCTGTTGATCCACCTGGGTTACCTTGCCTACGACCAGAGAACCCAGAGAGCTTATATTCCCAATGAAGAAATCCGTCAGGAATTTCGTGCCGCAACCAAACGAAATAAATGGAACGAACTGATTGAATTCCAGCAGGAATCTGAGAAACTACTGGAAGCCACCTGGGAAATGGATGCAGAAACAGTTGCTGAACAGATAGAGAAAATCCATGCAGAATACACATCAGTGATTCAGTACAATAACGAGAATTCCCTGAGCAGCGTACTCAGTATTGCGTACCTAAGTGCAATAAAATACTATTTTAAGCCAATCCGGGAACTCCCGACAGGAAGAGGCTTCGCAGATTTCGTCTTCATCCCCAAACCACTGTACAGAGACTATTATCCTGCATTACTCGTCGAATTGAAATGGAACAAAGACGCAGAAACTGCTCTGAATCAGATAAAAGAACGAAAATATCCAGAGTCATTACAGCAGTATACAGGAGATATTTTGCTGGTGGGGATCAACTACGATAAAAAAGAAAAAGTACATCGATGTGTAATCGAAAAATGGTTTCCACTGTGTATATAG
- a CDS encoding DUF4866 domain-containing protein: MSTVLPREEAVETIFSKILASPEASGRLSGVFYDHIDDDHRLTDNDRDHFLQVLFHAYQNGDISALLLELCGRSMFDLLREAYLIPKKFHGKAGENPVLLTDAAGGLLPGEKVSAREYAKFKETYEHHECAPRSALYLADGYDLVRTYTEGLNITEEKDNRKRGVLALYALPDTCKLGLTEAQAYAVVWDAFQKIQEEAPRAMVYYGQETGLKKENPDKPYDEIGILLPIHEFEKKMLQHLDEIDGIVLACREKMMEKAGNDSLQL; encoded by the coding sequence ATGAGTACAGTTTTGCCAAGAGAAGAAGCAGTAGAAACAATTTTTTCTAAAATTTTGGCTTCGCCGGAAGCATCCGGACGATTAAGCGGAGTTTTTTATGACCATATAGATGACGACCATCGTCTGACAGATAATGACAGAGATCATTTCCTGCAGGTATTGTTTCATGCGTACCAGAACGGTGATATCAGTGCACTGCTGTTGGAATTATGCGGCAGAAGTATGTTTGACCTGTTAAGGGAGGCTTATCTGATCCCGAAGAAATTCCACGGAAAAGCAGGAGAGAACCCGGTGCTCCTTACAGATGCAGCCGGAGGACTTCTTCCCGGGGAAAAGGTTTCAGCCAGAGAATATGCAAAATTCAAGGAAACATATGAACATCATGAATGTGCCCCCAGATCTGCACTGTATCTTGCAGATGGTTATGATCTTGTCCGTACCTATACAGAAGGTCTGAACATTACAGAAGAAAAAGATAACCGTAAACGTGGTGTCCTGGCTCTTTATGCACTTCCCGACACCTGTAAACTGGGTCTGACAGAAGCACAGGCATATGCCGTTGTATGGGATGCTTTCCAGAAGATTCAGGAAGAAGCCCCAAGAGCCATGGTATACTACGGACAGGAAACAGGTCTGAAGAAAGAGAATCCGGATAAACCCTATGATGAAATTGGAATTCTTCTTCCTATCCATGAATTTGAGAAAAAAATGCTGCAGCATTTAGACGAGATTGACGGAATCGTACTGGCATGCAGAGAGAAAATGATGGAGAAAGCAGGAAATGACAGTCTGCAGCTTTAA
- a CDS encoding threonine/serine ThrE exporter family protein, with the protein MPQEVIKKNHMDVAWHEYTDENGGNVPVVDSSIAEKASIIGRVGIMFLSCGTGAWRVRSSMNTLAEALGITCTEDIGLMSIEYTCYDGENGFTQSLCLTNTGVNTLKLNRLEHFIRNFEKEGKHMSGEQLHTFLDNIEKTHGLYSPPALGLAAAIACCGFTFLLGGGPIEMFCAFVGAGIGNYLRCKLTKHHFTLFLCIVSSVSLACFAYAGLLKLGEILFGISVQHEAGYICAMLFIIPGFPFITSGIDLAKLDMRSGIERLTYALIVILVATMSAWIMALILHLKPVDFIKLSLSTEQWILFRLLASFCGVFGFSIMFNSPVRLAVAAAGIGAVANTLRLELVDLANIPPAAAAFIGALTAGLLASLLKNKVGYPRISVTVPSIVIMVPGLYLYRGFYNLGIMSLSVAASWFASAILIIAALPLGLIFARILTDKAFRYCT; encoded by the coding sequence ATGCCGCAGGAAGTGATTAAAAAGAACCATATGGATGTTGCCTGGCATGAGTATACAGATGAAAATGGGGGAAATGTACCAGTTGTAGATTCCAGCATCGCAGAGAAAGCATCCATTATCGGACGTGTGGGGATTATGTTTCTCTCATGCGGTACCGGAGCATGGAGAGTGAGAAGTTCCATGAATACACTGGCAGAAGCACTTGGCATTACGTGTACGGAGGATATTGGTCTGATGTCCATTGAATATACATGTTATGACGGAGAAAATGGTTTTACCCAGTCGTTGTGCCTGACTAATACAGGCGTAAATACTTTGAAGTTAAATCGTCTGGAACACTTTATCCGAAACTTTGAAAAAGAAGGAAAACATATGTCAGGAGAACAGCTGCATACATTTCTTGACAATATTGAAAAAACACATGGTCTATATTCCCCGCCTGCACTGGGACTTGCTGCAGCGATCGCATGCTGCGGATTTACATTCCTTCTTGGGGGCGGTCCGATTGAGATGTTCTGTGCATTTGTCGGGGCAGGAATTGGAAATTATCTCCGCTGCAAACTGACCAAACACCATTTTACATTGTTCTTATGTATTGTGTCTTCTGTATCTCTGGCATGTTTTGCATATGCAGGTCTGCTCAAACTTGGAGAAATATTATTTGGTATTTCTGTTCAGCACGAAGCGGGATATATCTGTGCAATGCTCTTTATCATACCGGGATTTCCGTTTATTACCAGTGGTATTGACCTTGCAAAACTGGATATGCGTTCAGGAATAGAACGTCTGACTTATGCTTTGATCGTTATTCTGGTAGCTACTATGTCAGCATGGATCATGGCACTGATCCTGCATTTGAAACCTGTAGATTTTATAAAACTTTCACTGTCAACAGAGCAGTGGATCTTATTCAGGCTTCTTGCAAGTTTCTGCGGAGTGTTTGGATTCTCTATCATGTTTAACAGCCCGGTTCGTCTGGCAGTCGCAGCAGCCGGGATAGGAGCAGTTGCCAATACTCTGAGACTGGAACTGGTAGACCTTGCAAATATTCCTCCTGCTGCAGCCGCATTTATTGGTGCACTTACTGCGGGACTTCTGGCGTCCCTGCTGAAGAATAAAGTCGGATATCCAAGGATATCTGTAACAGTTCCCTCAATCGTTATCATGGTTCCGGGATTATATTTATACAGAGGATTTTATAATCTTGGTATTATGTCATTATCAGTAGCTGCATCCTGGTTTGCGTCTGCGATCCTTATCATTGCAGCGTTGCCATTAGGACTAATCTTTGCACGTATTCTGACAGATAAAGCTTTCAGATACTGTACTTAA
- a CDS encoding L-lactate dehydrogenase, with translation MSSKITIIGAGSVGSTIAYTLSSQDIASEIVLIDINKKKAEGEVLDIIQGTCFRDPISIIAGDYEDARDSDIVIITSGIARKPGQTRLELTQTNVNILKSITPEIVKAAPNALYLIVSNPVDIMTYVFTKISGLPENQILGSGTILDSARLRCGLSEHFQIAQSNIHAYVFGEHGDTSFIPWSGAYISGVSVDEYYDLEKKLGKDIEPIDKEAMLQYVQKSGGEIISKKGATFYAVSSSVCKLCSLLVSSSESISTVSTMMHGEYGIDDVCLSTLTLVGPNGVQGKVPMRMTKAEIEQLKKSADALKEIIAQIDLN, from the coding sequence ATGAGCAGTAAAATTACTATCATTGGAGCCGGCAGCGTCGGATCTACCATCGCGTACACTTTATCAAGCCAGGATATCGCATCTGAAATTGTTCTGATCGATATCAACAAAAAGAAAGCAGAAGGTGAAGTTCTGGATATTATCCAGGGAACCTGCTTCAGAGATCCTATCTCTATCATTGCCGGAGACTACGAAGATGCTAGGGATTCTGACATCGTTATCATCACATCCGGTATTGCCCGTAAACCAGGACAGACAAGACTTGAACTTACACAGACAAATGTAAATATCCTCAAATCTATCACACCGGAGATCGTAAAGGCAGCTCCAAATGCCCTTTATCTGATCGTAAGCAATCCGGTTGATATCATGACTTATGTATTTACAAAGATTTCCGGACTTCCAGAAAACCAGATCCTTGGTTCCGGTACAATTCTTGACTCTGCACGTCTGCGCTGCGGATTATCCGAACATTTCCAGATTGCACAGAGTAATATCCATGCCTATGTATTCGGTGAGCATGGAGATACATCCTTTATTCCGTGGTCTGGTGCCTATATTTCAGGTGTAAGTGTGGATGAATATTACGACCTTGAGAAGAAACTCGGTAAGGATATTGAACCGATTGATAAAGAAGCAATGCTTCAGTATGTACAGAAATCTGGCGGTGAGATCATTTCCAAGAAAGGTGCAACTTTCTATGCAGTATCCTCTTCTGTATGCAAACTTTGCAGCCTTCTTGTATCTTCTTCAGAGTCTATCTCTACAGTATCTACTATGATGCATGGAGAGTACGGAATCGATGATGTATGCCTGAGTACATTAACTCTGGTAGGACCAAATGGTGTACAGGGCAAAGTTCCAATGAGAATGACAAAAGCTGAGATCGAACAGCTTAAGAAGAGTGCAGATGCACTGAAAGAAATTATTGCTCAGATTGACCTTAATTAA
- a CDS encoding CoB--CoM heterodisulfide reductase iron-sulfur subunit B family protein, with translation MKYSYYPGCTLRNKAKDLDEYARASARALGFELEEIEDWQCCGGVYPLGTDEIATKLSSVRALNQAKEKGQDLVTICSACHHVIKRVNDDMKNVEDIRTRANNYMQLDEPYAGETTVLHYLEVLRDRVGFDKLKEKVVNPLTGKKIGAYYGCLLLRPGKIMAFDDPENPTIMEDFIRALGAEPVIYPYRNECCGGYISLKEKDMSQNMCQKIEDSAKGFGADMLITACPLCKYNLNKNASSELPVYYFTELLAEALGVKEEVAK, from the coding sequence ATGAAGTACAGTTATTATCCGGGTTGTACCCTGAGAAACAAGGCGAAAGATCTGGACGAATATGCCAGAGCCAGCGCCAGAGCACTTGGGTTTGAACTGGAAGAGATCGAAGACTGGCAGTGCTGCGGAGGTGTTTATCCTCTGGGAACTGACGAGATCGCTACGAAACTTTCTTCCGTACGTGCTCTTAATCAGGCCAAAGAAAAAGGCCAGGATCTGGTGACAATCTGTTCTGCCTGTCATCACGTGATCAAACGTGTCAATGACGACATGAAGAATGTGGAAGATATCCGCACCAGAGCAAATAATTACATGCAGCTTGACGAGCCTTATGCTGGCGAGACAACAGTACTCCATTATCTGGAAGTGCTTCGCGACAGAGTTGGCTTTGACAAGCTGAAAGAGAAAGTAGTAAACCCGCTTACAGGAAAGAAGATCGGAGCATATTACGGATGTCTCTTATTACGTCCGGGTAAGATCATGGCTTTCGATGATCCTGAGAATCCGACAATCATGGAAGATTTCATCCGTGCACTTGGGGCAGAACCGGTAATCTATCCATACAGAAATGAATGCTGCGGCGGTTACATTTCTCTGAAAGAAAAAGATATGTCTCAGAACATGTGTCAGAAAATCGAAGACAGTGCGAAAGGCTTTGGCGCAGATATGTTGATCACAGCCTGTCCATTGTGTAAATATAATTTAAATAAAAACGCTTCCAGCGAACTGCCTGTATATTATTTCACAGAGCTCCTTGCAGAAGCCCTCGGAGTAAAAGAGGAGGTGGCAAAATGA
- a CDS encoding 4Fe-4S dicluster domain-containing protein, whose protein sequence is MRNQHSAAEKIKEISGTNPLKCMKCGKCSATCPSFNEMDIKPHQFVSYVVNEDIEALVNSKSLWKCLSCFACVERCPRDVKPGKIIDAARQLVVREKGGDYLKADEIPQLLDPELPQQLLVSAFRRYRR, encoded by the coding sequence ATGAGAAACCAGCATTCAGCAGCAGAAAAGATCAAAGAGATCTCCGGAACCAATCCGCTGAAATGTATGAAATGTGGAAAATGTTCTGCTACCTGCCCATCTTTCAATGAAATGGATATCAAGCCACATCAGTTTGTATCCTATGTTGTAAATGAAGATATCGAAGCACTTGTCAATTCAAAGTCTCTCTGGAAATGCCTTTCCTGCTTCGCCTGTGTAGAGCGTTGTCCAAGAGATGTAAAACCGGGAAAGATCATCGATGCAGCAAGACAGTTAGTTGTCCGTGAAAAAGGCGGCGATTATCTGAAAGCAGATGAGATACCACAGCTTCTTGATCCGGAACTGCCACAGCAGCTTCTGGTAAGTGCATTCAGAAGATACAGGAGGTAA
- a CDS encoding CoB--CoM heterodisulfide reductase iron-sulfur subunit A family protein, which yields MQRIGVFVCHCGSNIAATVDVKKVVELAAKEPGVVHAEDYQYMCSEAGQAKIQEAIKEKNLTGVVVCSCSPRMHEATFRKAAERAGLNPYMVEIANIREHCSWIHKDMEEATKKAVILARAAIAKVNLNTPLQPGESRVTKRALIIGGGIAGIQTALDIADAGYEVDIVEKTPSIGGRMSQLDKTFPTLDCSACILTPKMVEAAAHEKINIYTYSEVEHVSGFVGDFTVDIRKKARSVNMDKCTGCGVCQEKCPSKKIPNEFNRGLNNRTAIYTPFAQAIPNVPVIDRENCLKFKTGKCGVCSKVCQAGAIDYDQQDEIVTQKYGAIVVATGFDTIKLDKYDEYAYSQSKDVITSLELERIMNAAGPTKGHLERLSDGKAPKELVFIQCVGSRCSDDRGKPYCSKICCMYTAKHAMLIRDKYPDTNVTVFYIDVRTPGKNFDEFYRRAVEQYGVNYIKGQVGKVIPQPDGSLLVQGSDLIDNKQILKKADMVVLATAIEPNPDVRKIATMLTASIDTNNFLTEAHAKLRPVESPTAGIFLSGVCQGPKDIPETVAQAGAAAVKAIGLLAKDKLTTNPCTAKSDELLCNGCSTCANVCPYGAISYEDKQVNDHGIRETRRVAVVNTALCQGCGACTVACPSGAMDLQGFSNRQIIAEVDAICR from the coding sequence GTGCAGAGAATTGGTGTATTTGTCTGTCATTGCGGAAGTAATATCGCCGCTACGGTAGATGTAAAAAAAGTTGTTGAATTAGCTGCCAAAGAGCCGGGTGTCGTTCATGCAGAAGACTACCAGTACATGTGCTCAGAAGCAGGCCAGGCTAAAATTCAGGAAGCCATTAAAGAGAAAAACCTGACAGGCGTTGTTGTCTGTTCATGCTCTCCACGTATGCATGAGGCAACATTCAGAAAAGCAGCTGAAAGAGCTGGCCTGAATCCATACATGGTGGAGATTGCAAATATCCGTGAGCATTGTTCCTGGATCCACAAGGATATGGAAGAGGCTACAAAGAAGGCCGTGATCCTTGCCAGGGCAGCAATCGCAAAAGTAAACTTAAACACACCTCTTCAGCCAGGGGAGAGCCGTGTTACAAAGAGAGCCCTGATCATCGGCGGCGGTATTGCCGGAATTCAGACAGCCCTGGATATCGCAGATGCAGGATATGAAGTAGATATCGTAGAGAAGACTCCAAGTATCGGTGGAAGAATGTCACAGCTTGATAAAACATTCCCGACACTTGACTGTTCTGCATGTATCCTCACACCTAAGATGGTAGAGGCAGCAGCACATGAGAAGATCAATATCTATACATACAGTGAAGTAGAACATGTCAGCGGTTTCGTAGGTGATTTCACCGTTGATATCAGAAAGAAAGCAAGAAGTGTAAATATGGACAAATGTACAGGCTGCGGTGTCTGCCAGGAAAAATGTCCGTCCAAGAAGATTCCGAACGAATTTAACAGAGGATTAAATAACAGAACTGCTATTTACACTCCATTTGCACAGGCAATCCCGAATGTTCCGGTTATCGACCGTGAGAACTGTCTGAAATTTAAAACAGGAAAATGTGGTGTCTGCTCCAAAGTATGTCAGGCAGGAGCCATTGATTACGATCAGCAGGATGAGATCGTAACACAGAAATACGGTGCAATCGTAGTTGCTACAGGTTTTGATACCATCAAACTTGACAAATATGATGAATATGCGTACAGCCAGAGTAAAGATGTTATTACATCCCTGGAACTGGAACGTATTATGAATGCAGCAGGTCCTACAAAAGGACACTTAGAGCGTCTTTCCGACGGAAAGGCTCCGAAAGAGCTGGTATTTATCCAGTGTGTGGGAAGCAGATGTTCTGATGACAGAGGAAAGCCATACTGTTCCAAGATCTGCTGTATGTACACAGCAAAACATGCAATGCTGATCCGTGATAAATATCCGGATACAAATGTAACAGTCTTCTATATTGATGTGCGTACACCTGGTAAGAACTTCGATGAGTTCTACAGAAGAGCCGTAGAACAGTACGGCGTAAACTACATCAAAGGCCAGGTAGGAAAAGTTATTCCACAGCCGGACGGAAGCCTTCTTGTACAGGGATCTGACCTGATCGACAACAAACAAATCCTTAAGAAAGCAGATATGGTCGTTCTTGCAACAGCCATTGAACCGAACCCGGATGTTCGTAAGATCGCTACTATGCTTACAGCAAGTATTGATACAAACAACTTCCTCACAGAAGCCCATGCAAAACTCCGTCCTGTAGAATCTCCTACAGCAGGTATCTTCCTTTCCGGTGTATGCCAGGGACCGAAAGATATTCCGGAGACAGTTGCACAGGCTGGCGCAGCAGCAGTTAAGGCAATCGGCCTTCTTGCCAAAGATAAACTGACAACCAACCCATGTACAGCAAAATCCGATGAACTGTTATGTAACGGATGTTCTACATGTGCAAATGTCTGCCCATATGGAGCAATTTCCTATGAGGATAAACAGGTAAATGACCACGGTATCCGTGAAACAAGAAGAGTAGCCGTTGTAAATACAGCACTTTGCCAGGGATGCGGCGCTTGTACAGTAGCCTGCCCGTCTGGTGCTATGGATCTGCAGGGCTTTTCCAACAGACAGATTATCGCGGAGGTAGATGCAATATGTCGATAG
- a CDS encoding hydrogenase iron-sulfur subunit yields the protein MSIETNEEFRPKIVAFCCNWCSYAGADLAGSSRLSYPADVKIIRVPCSCRVNPMFILRAFEKGADGVIMCGCHPGDCHYSTGNYYARRRMTLLFSMLDYIGVENGRTRVEWVSAAEGVKFSQTMNEFVEKIHSLGKNVRLEDLRCRS from the coding sequence ATGTCGATAGAAACAAACGAAGAATTCAGACCTAAGATTGTAGCATTCTGCTGTAACTGGTGTAGTTACGCAGGTGCAGACCTTGCAGGAAGCAGCCGTCTTTCTTACCCGGCTGACGTAAAGATCATCCGTGTTCCATGTTCCTGCCGTGTCAATCCAATGTTCATCCTCCGTGCTTTTGAGAAAGGTGCTGACGGTGTGATCATGTGTGGATGTCATCCTGGAGACTGTCATTACAGCACAGGTAACTACTATGCAAGAAGACGTATGACGCTTCTTTTCTCCATGCTCGACTACATCGGTGTGGAAAACGGAAGAACACGAGTAGAATGGGTTTCCGCTGCTGAAGGTGTGAAATTCTCCCAGACTATGAATGAGTTTGTAGAGAAGATCCATTCACTCGGTAAGAACGTAAGATTGGAGGATTTAAGATGCAGGAGCTGA
- a CDS encoding 4Fe-4S dicluster domain-containing protein: MQELINRAKELLADGTVARVLGWKAGDLPYNPEPAYFETEESLKDFVYNGFCGANLSKYMIEASKLEGKTLVCLKPCDTYSFNQLIKEHRVDREKAYIIGVGCKGKLDIERIRKQGIKGIESISGAEITDEAETLTIQTIYGEKTCAYKDAMLERCHVCKGKEHKIYDELIGESKDTKDADRFAEVEKIEAMSPEEKFAFFQSQLSKCIRCNACRNVCPACSCRKCVFDSNKFDSAQKANVDSFEEKMFHIIRAFHVAGRCTDCGECSRVCPQGIPLHLFNRKFIKDIDTFYGEYQAGEDSTSKGPLTNFTFEDVEPSIVAERG; this comes from the coding sequence ATGCAGGAGCTGATAAATCGTGCAAAAGAACTGCTTGCTGACGGTACAGTTGCAAGAGTTCTGGGATGGAAAGCCGGAGATCTGCCTTACAATCCGGAACCGGCTTACTTTGAAACAGAAGAATCTCTGAAAGATTTTGTATATAACGGATTCTGCGGTGCAAACTTAAGCAAATATATGATCGAAGCTTCCAAACTGGAAGGCAAGACACTGGTTTGTTTAAAACCATGTGATACATACAGCTTTAATCAGCTGATCAAAGAGCATCGTGTAGACCGTGAGAAAGCTTATATCATTGGTGTTGGATGTAAAGGAAAACTGGATATCGAGAGAATCCGCAAACAGGGAATCAAAGGTATCGAAAGCATTTCCGGTGCAGAGATCACAGATGAGGCAGAAACACTGACTATTCAGACAATCTATGGTGAGAAGACCTGTGCATACAAAGATGCAATGCTTGAAAGATGTCACGTATGTAAAGGAAAAGAACATAAGATTTATGATGAACTTATCGGTGAGTCCAAAGACACAAAAGATGCAGATCGTTTTGCAGAAGTAGAGAAGATCGAAGCAATGAGCCCGGAAGAAAAATTTGCATTCTTCCAGAGCCAGTTAAGCAAATGTATCCGCTGCAATGCCTGCCGTAATGTCTGTCCTGCATGCAGCTGCCGTAAATGTGTATTCGACAGCAATAAGTTTGACAGTGCGCAGAAAGCAAACGTGGACTCTTTCGAAGAGAAGATGTTCCATATCATCCGTGCATTCCATGTGGCAGGAAGATGTACAGACTGCGGCGAATGCAGCAGAGTATGTCCTCAGGGAATTCCGCTTCACCTGTTCAATCGTAAATTTATCAAAGATATTGATACATTCTATGGTGAATATCAGGCAGGAGAGGATTCAACATCCAAGGGACCTCTTACAAACTTTACATTTGAAGATGTTGAGCCGAGTATCGTGGCAGAAAGGGGATAA
- a CDS encoding 4Fe-4S dicluster domain-containing protein, which yields MYKIAAENLQALFQKIAADQDLYLPVKVSDQVNFKAWSEDAEVCLDTLKTVKSPKDAFFPQSENLYTCKKEEKNISIEPQALQEKNFVVFGMKACDIQGVKVLDNVFLSDPIDTFYAARRDHGTIVALACHEPEESCFCKVFGIDCADPVADVATWMIEGELYWKPLTEKGEALTKAVAELLNDADEAKVEEEKAAIRAIVEKLPYSNLSLEGWGQEDYMDRFNSPVWEELYKPCLACGTCTFVCPTCQCYDIKDYDTGHGVQRYRCWDSCMYSDFTMMAHGNNRNSQMQRFRQRFMHKLVYYPVNNNGMFSCVGCGRCVEKCPSSLNIVKVIKAFENQGGEK from the coding sequence ATGTATAAGATAGCAGCAGAGAATCTGCAGGCATTATTCCAGAAGATTGCCGCAGATCAGGATTTATATTTACCGGTCAAAGTCAGTGATCAGGTAAACTTCAAAGCATGGAGCGAAGATGCAGAAGTTTGTCTTGATACTTTAAAAACTGTAAAATCACCAAAAGATGCTTTTTTTCCACAGAGTGAAAACCTCTACACCTGTAAGAAAGAGGAGAAGAATATCTCCATTGAGCCACAGGCATTACAGGAAAAGAACTTTGTTGTGTTCGGAATGAAAGCCTGCGATATCCAGGGTGTAAAAGTACTGGATAACGTATTCTTAAGTGATCCGATCGATACTTTCTATGCAGCCAGAAGAGATCATGGTACGATTGTAGCACTTGCATGCCATGAGCCGGAAGAAAGCTGTTTCTGTAAAGTATTCGGTATTGACTGCGCAGACCCTGTTGCAGATGTTGCAACATGGATGATCGAGGGAGAGCTTTACTGGAAACCTCTTACAGAGAAAGGGGAAGCCCTTACAAAAGCAGTTGCAGAACTTCTCAACGATGCTGACGAAGCAAAAGTAGAAGAAGAGAAAGCTGCGATCCGCGCAATCGTAGAGAAGCTTCCGTACTCTAATCTTTCTCTGGAAGGATGGGGACAGGAAGATTACATGGATCGTTTCAATTCTCCTGTATGGGAAGAACTTTATAAACCATGTCTGGCATGTGGTACCTGTACATTTGTATGCCCTACCTGCCAGTGCTATGATATCAAAGATTATGACACAGGACACGGCGTACAGCGTTACCGTTGCTGGGATTCCTGTATGTACTCTGACTTTACCATGATGGCACACGGAAATAACCGTAACAGCCAGATGCAGCGTTTCCGTCAGAGATTCATGCATAAACTTGTTTACTATCCGGTAAACAACAATGGAATGTTCTCATGTGTAGGATGCGGCCGCTGCGTTGAGAAATGCCCATCATCCTTAAATATCGTAAAAGTCATCAAAGCTTTTGAAAATCAGGGAGGTGAAAAATAA